The Streptomyces sp. NBC_01255 genome window below encodes:
- the ilvC gene encoding ketol-acid reductoisomerase, translated as MAELFYDDDADLSIIQGRKVAVIGYGSQGHAHALSLRDSGVDVRVGLQEGSKSKAKAEEQGLRVVSVAEAAAEADLIMILTPDPIQAKVYEESIKDNLKAGDALFFGHGLNVRYGFIEVPEGIDVALVAPKGPGHLVRRQYEEGRGVPCIAAVEQDATGNAFALALSYAKGIGGTRAGVIKTTFKEETETDLFGEQAVLCGGTAALVKAGFETLTEAGYQPEIAYFECLHELKLIVDLMYEGGLEKMRWSVSETAEWGDYVTGPRIITDATKAEMKKVLAEIQDGTFAKEWMAEYHGGLKKYNEYKTQDANHLLETTGKELRKLMSWVNDEEA; from the coding sequence GTCCATCATCCAGGGCCGCAAGGTCGCGGTGATCGGCTACGGCAGCCAGGGACACGCCCACGCGCTGTCGCTCCGTGACTCCGGTGTCGACGTCCGCGTCGGTCTCCAGGAGGGCTCCAAGTCCAAGGCCAAGGCCGAGGAGCAGGGCCTGCGCGTCGTCTCCGTCGCCGAGGCCGCGGCCGAGGCCGACCTCATCATGATCCTGACCCCGGACCCGATCCAGGCCAAGGTCTACGAGGAGTCCATCAAGGACAACCTGAAGGCGGGCGACGCCCTCTTCTTCGGCCACGGCCTGAACGTCCGCTACGGCTTCATCGAGGTCCCCGAGGGCATCGACGTCGCCCTGGTCGCCCCGAAGGGCCCGGGCCACCTGGTCCGTCGTCAGTACGAGGAAGGCCGCGGCGTTCCGTGCATCGCCGCCGTCGAGCAGGACGCGACCGGCAACGCCTTCGCGCTGGCGCTCTCGTACGCCAAGGGCATCGGCGGCACCCGCGCGGGCGTCATCAAGACGACCTTCAAGGAAGAGACCGAGACCGACCTGTTCGGTGAGCAGGCCGTCCTCTGCGGTGGTACCGCGGCGCTGGTCAAGGCGGGCTTCGAGACCCTGACCGAGGCCGGCTACCAGCCGGAGATCGCCTACTTCGAGTGCCTCCACGAGCTGAAGCTCATCGTCGACCTCATGTACGAGGGCGGCCTGGAGAAGATGCGCTGGTCGGTCTCCGAGACCGCCGAGTGGGGCGACTACGTCACCGGCCCGCGGATCATCACCGACGCCACCAAGGCCGAGATGAAGAAGGTCCTCGCGGAGATCCAGGACGGCACCTTCGCCAAGGAGTGGATGGCCGAGTACCACGGCGGCCTGAAGAAGTACAACGAGTACAAGACCCAGGACGCCAACCACCTCCTGGAGACCACCGGCAAGGAGCTGCGGAAGCTCATGAGCTGGGTGAACGACGAGGAGGCGTAA